One Clostridium sp. CM027 genomic window carries:
- a CDS encoding response regulator transcription factor — MNEKILVVDDEKSILDVLTYALKREGYSIERAYDGQEALDKVKSFNPHIIILDLMIPVINGYEVCKKLESENIGIIMLTAKNDIVDKLVGLELGADDYLTKPFDLREVLARVKALARRFKKTTDEKRNDNLINIKDFKINKNQRTVSVKKLKIDFTQMEFDLLYLLLLNPNVVYSRERLLDIVWDMEYIGGTRTVDTHVQRIRKKLGKTYEKLIQTVHGVGYKGVDELFENRD; from the coding sequence TTGAACGAGAAAATACTTGTAGTAGATGATGAAAAAAGCATTTTGGATGTATTAACTTATGCATTAAAAAGAGAGGGGTATTCAATAGAAAGAGCTTATGATGGACAAGAAGCCCTTGATAAAGTAAAAAGCTTTAACCCACATATAATAATTCTGGATTTAATGATTCCTGTAATAAATGGTTATGAGGTGTGCAAAAAATTAGAAAGTGAAAATATCGGCATTATTATGCTTACAGCAAAAAATGATATTGTAGATAAATTAGTAGGACTAGAACTAGGAGCAGATGATTATTTAACAAAACCTTTTGATCTAAGAGAAGTTCTTGCAAGGGTAAAGGCTCTGGCAAGAAGGTTCAAAAAAACTACAGATGAGAAGCGTAATGATAATCTAATTAATATTAAAGATTTTAAAATTAATAAAAACCAAAGAACCGTAAGTGTAAAAAAACTAAAAATAGATTTTACACAAATGGAATTTGATTTGTTATATTTGCTCCTATTAAATCCCAATGTAGTTTACTCAAGGGAACGGCTTTTGGATATAGTGTGGGACATGGAATATATTGGTGGCACAAGAACGGTTGATACACATGTTCAAAGAATAAGAAAAAAGTTGGGTAAAACTTATGAAAAATTAATACAAACTGTTCATGGTGTAGGATATAAAGGGGTTGATGAATTATTTGAAAATAGGGATTAA
- a CDS encoding iron ABC transporter permease yields MDYTKNEIQKRTGQNLIVFILIVSLIATFIVSFTIGRFPISLNQLIKTFYLRITGSEALLKDTTQSVLFDVRLPRIIAAILVGAALSVSGATFQGLFKNPMVSADILGASAGAGFGAAVAILLSLGTVWIQLLSFVFGFAAVALTYAISKAVGRGSSQMLVLILTGMVVQALFTSSISLTKYVADPDSKLPAITFWLMGGLSSITMNDIKIVLIPMLLGVIPLMLIRWKLNVLSFGDEEAKSLGIDTTKMRAITIVCSTLLTASTVSICGMIGWVGLVIPHLARMIVGPNYKVLLPASFLIGGIFMLAVDDLARCLFAVEIPLGILTAMIGAPFFIYLLLNGKKGWL; encoded by the coding sequence ATGGACTATACTAAAAACGAAATTCAAAAGAGAACTGGACAAAATTTGATTGTTTTTATTCTAATTGTGTCGTTAATTGCAACATTTATTGTTTCATTCACAATAGGCAGGTTTCCTATTTCATTAAACCAATTAATAAAGACATTTTATCTAAGAATCACCGGAAGTGAAGCTTTATTAAAGGATACAACTCAATCAGTCCTGTTCGATGTAAGACTTCCTAGAATTATTGCTGCAATTCTGGTTGGCGCAGCACTTTCCGTATCAGGAGCAACATTCCAGGGCTTATTTAAAAACCCAATGGTATCAGCTGATATACTAGGTGCATCTGCGGGAGCTGGTTTTGGTGCAGCAGTTGCAATTTTACTTTCCTTAGGAACAGTATGGATTCAGCTTTTATCATTTGTTTTTGGATTTGCTGCAGTTGCATTAACTTATGCCATCAGCAAGGCTGTTGGTCGAGGTAGCAGTCAGATGTTGGTACTGATCCTGACGGGTATGGTTGTTCAAGCCTTATTTACCTCTTCTATTTCATTAACTAAATATGTAGCGGATCCTGACAGCAAACTACCCGCTATTACCTTCTGGCTTATGGGAGGACTATCTTCAATTACAATGAATGATATTAAAATCGTTCTTATCCCGATGCTTTTAGGGGTTATACCTTTAATGTTAATAAGATGGAAACTTAATGTACTTTCATTTGGTGATGAAGAAGCCAAATCACTTGGCATTGATACAACGAAAATGAGAGCTATTACAATAGTTTGTTCTACTCTACTTACTGCCAGTACAGTTTCTATCTGCGGAATGATAGGCTGGGTAGGGTTAGTCATCCCTCATTTGGCACGAATGATTGTAGGACCTAATTACAAAGTGCTGTTACCTGCTTCATTTTTGATTGGAGGCATTTTCATGTTAGCTGTCGACGATTTAGCAAGATGTTTATTTGCAGTGGAAATTCCTCTAGGGATTTTGACTGCTATGATTGGTGCACCATTCTTTATCTATCTGTTGCTAAATGGTAAGAAAGGTTGGCTATAA
- a CDS encoding ABC transporter ATP-binding protein: MELVIRNVACGYGTKNVINDISVSIKSGEILCILGPNGVGKTTLFKTILGFLKLQSGEILLDNENIRDWSRKRFAKAISYVPQAHTPPFPFSVFDVVLMGRTAHLDLFASPSKKDKEITEQAIDTLNISYLKNRIYTQISGGERQMVLIARSLAQQAKIMIMDEPTSNLDFGNQIRVLEQINNLAKKGLGVIMTSHFPNHAFLCSTKAALMQKNNNFIVGNVDDVVTEENLKSAYGIDVKIISLKNKNGEIIKSVIPLLS, translated from the coding sequence ATGGAACTTGTTATTCGAAATGTTGCCTGTGGTTATGGCACTAAAAATGTTATTAATGATATATCTGTTAGTATAAAATCCGGAGAAATATTGTGTATCCTCGGTCCAAATGGAGTGGGAAAAACTACGTTATTTAAAACTATATTGGGATTTTTGAAGCTTCAAAGTGGAGAAATTTTATTGGATAATGAAAATATTAGAGATTGGTCAAGAAAACGTTTTGCAAAAGCAATCAGCTATGTCCCACAAGCTCATACTCCTCCTTTCCCATTTAGTGTATTTGATGTCGTATTAATGGGGCGAACTGCACATTTAGACTTATTTGCTTCTCCATCAAAAAAAGATAAAGAAATTACGGAACAGGCAATTGATACATTAAATATTTCATATTTGAAGAACCGTATATATACACAGATAAGCGGTGGCGAAAGGCAGATGGTCTTAATTGCCAGATCTCTGGCACAGCAGGCAAAAATAATGATAATGGACGAGCCTACCTCAAATTTAGATTTTGGAAATCAGATTAGAGTTTTAGAACAGATAAATAATCTTGCTAAAAAAGGTCTTGGGGTAATCATGACATCACATTTTCCTAACCATGCATTCCTTTGTTCTACTAAAGCGGCATTAATGCAAAAAAATAATAATTTTATTGTTGGAAATGTAGATGATGTTGTTACAGAGGAAAATCTCAAGTCTGCCTATGGCATAGATGTTAAAATTATTAGTTTAAAAAATAAAAATGGTGAAATTATTAAATCAGTAATACCACTTTTAAGTTAA
- a CDS encoding ABC transporter substrate-binding protein, translating to MIGCTQNTGPSTAVQTQVAKKTITDMANKKVEIPIKIDRIADSWPAHNEVLCMLGQGNKIVSTILTTKGRPWLYQINPQMNKATTAFTTADVNIEEMLKTKPDIVFLTTTSKYADKVASVGIPAVQLTFTDFNGLKKCFQVTGDILGPDARKKADKFNSYLDSKLKIITDITSAIPTDKKPKVLHINTLSPLTVDGSNTIINAWIEAAGGINVASEIKGNMKEASMEQIIKWNPDIIILGADSKDAKTIMNTNSWRNVSAVKNEKVVQNPDGAYMWDRYSAEEALQIQWAAKLINPDKFSKLNIVSETINFYKTFLNYDLSEAEAKLIISGKPPVKAQ from the coding sequence ATGATTGGATGTACTCAAAATACTGGTCCATCAACTGCAGTTCAAACACAAGTAGCAAAAAAAACGATTACTGACATGGCTAATAAAAAAGTTGAGATTCCTATTAAAATCGATAGAATTGCTGATTCTTGGCCAGCACATAATGAAGTTTTATGTATGTTGGGTCAAGGAAATAAAATCGTTTCTACAATACTTACTACAAAAGGAAGACCTTGGTTATATCAAATAAATCCACAGATGAATAAGGCAACAACTGCTTTTACTACAGCTGATGTCAATATTGAGGAAATGTTAAAGACGAAACCTGATATTGTTTTTTTAACTACTACTTCTAAATATGCAGATAAGGTAGCAAGCGTTGGTATACCCGCTGTACAGTTGACTTTTACGGATTTTAATGGATTAAAAAAATGTTTCCAAGTAACGGGAGATATTCTTGGCCCTGACGCCAGAAAAAAGGCTGATAAATTCAATTCCTATCTTGACAGTAAATTAAAAATTATTACAGATATCACATCTGCAATACCAACTGACAAGAAGCCAAAGGTTTTACATATCAACACCCTTTCACCTCTAACAGTAGATGGTAGTAATACAATTATCAATGCATGGATTGAAGCTGCAGGTGGAATTAATGTAGCATCAGAAATCAAAGGTAATATGAAAGAAGCTTCTATGGAACAAATTATAAAATGGAATCCGGATATTATAATATTGGGTGCTGATTCAAAAGATGCAAAAACTATAATGAACACTAATTCATGGAGAAATGTTTCAGCAGTTAAAAATGAAAAGGTAGTTCAAAATCCTGACGGCGCATACATGTGGGATCGTTATAGCGCTGAAGAAGCATTACAGATACAGTGGGCTGCAAAATTAATAAATCCTGATAAATTTTCAAAGTTAAATATTGTTTCAGAGACAATAAATTTCTATAAGACATTTCTAAATTATGACCTTTCCGAAGCTGAAGCAAAGCTTATAATCAGCGGTAAGCCTCCAGTTAAAGCGCAGTAA
- a CDS encoding aldehyde ferredoxin oxidoreductase family protein, with protein MYGYNGKILRINLKDKTIKVEVLDLKQAKKFIGGRGLGTKIFMDEVDPRVDPLSPENKLIIITGPLTGTPVPTGGRYMVVTKSPQSGTIACSNSGGYWGAEFKATGYDMIIFEDKADAPVYLTIIDDKVEIKDASSLWGKLVTETTDILRKEMPDKSRVMTIGPAGEGLSNMAAIMNDYDRAAARSGVGAVMGSKNLKAIVVKGSSKPQVADATTLKEVSKVWLKTIKANGVTGTGLPTYGTAVLVNILNENGIYPTNNFQKSYFEKADDVSGEAMTKDYLVRKNPCYRCPIACGRYVKIEDMGIEVGGPEYETLWAFSGDCGISDMVTTFKANYWCNEYGMDTISVGTTIAAAMELREKGYIKDEELGGTPLEFGNIEGVVDWTIKIGKAEGLGAKMSEGSYRLCASYGAPEFSMSVKKLEIPAYDPRGIMGQGLQFATSNRGGCHVRGYMISPEILGLPQKLDRFSLEGKATWVKIFQDLTASIDSLGLCLFTSFAMGAQDYANLYNAVCGTEHTAESILDSGDRIWNIERQFNLQAGIDATQDTLPKRLLEEPIPEGPSKGNVHRLSELLPSYYNERGWNEKGIPTEEKLKELGL; from the coding sequence ATGTACGGTTACAATGGTAAAATATTAAGAATTAATTTAAAAGATAAGACTATTAAAGTTGAGGTACTTGATTTAAAGCAAGCTAAAAAATTTATTGGTGGTAGAGGGCTTGGAACAAAAATATTTATGGATGAAGTAGATCCGAGAGTTGATCCATTAAGCCCTGAAAATAAACTTATAATTATTACAGGGCCATTAACAGGTACGCCTGTTCCAACCGGTGGAAGATACATGGTAGTTACAAAATCACCACAATCAGGTACAATTGCTTGTTCAAATTCAGGTGGTTATTGGGGAGCTGAATTCAAAGCTACAGGCTATGATATGATCATATTTGAGGACAAGGCTGATGCACCAGTTTACTTAACTATAATAGATGATAAAGTGGAAATAAAGGATGCTAGCAGTCTTTGGGGAAAGCTTGTTACAGAAACTACAGATATTCTAAGGAAAGAAATGCCTGATAAATCAAGAGTTATGACCATTGGACCGGCAGGAGAAGGACTATCCAATATGGCTGCTATAATGAATGATTATGATAGAGCAGCGGCCCGTTCTGGTGTCGGAGCTGTTATGGGTTCGAAAAATCTCAAAGCTATTGTAGTTAAAGGAAGTTCAAAACCACAAGTAGCAGATGCGACGACGCTAAAAGAGGTTTCGAAAGTTTGGTTGAAGACTATAAAAGCCAATGGGGTTACAGGCACAGGTCTCCCAACATACGGAACTGCAGTACTTGTAAATATACTAAATGAAAATGGGATATATCCAACCAATAATTTTCAAAAGTCTTACTTTGAAAAAGCTGATGACGTAAGTGGAGAGGCAATGACAAAGGATTACCTTGTTCGTAAAAACCCTTGTTATAGATGTCCCATTGCCTGTGGCAGGTATGTAAAAATAGAGGATATGGGTATAGAAGTAGGCGGACCTGAATACGAAACACTTTGGGCTTTTAGTGGAGATTGTGGTATTTCTGATATGGTTACAACTTTCAAGGCGAACTACTGGTGTAATGAATATGGTATGGATACAATCTCTGTAGGTACAACTATTGCAGCGGCTATGGAACTACGTGAAAAGGGATATATTAAAGACGAAGAACTTGGAGGGACTCCTCTAGAATTTGGAAACATAGAGGGTGTAGTTGATTGGACAATAAAAATAGGTAAAGCTGAGGGACTAGGAGCAAAAATGTCTGAAGGTTCATACAGACTATGCGCATCTTATGGTGCACCAGAGTTTTCAATGTCAGTTAAAAAGCTTGAAATTCCTGCTTATGATCCAAGAGGTATAATGGGGCAAGGGCTTCAATTTGCTACTTCAAACAGAGGTGGATGCCATGTTAGAGGATATATGATATCACCAGAAATATTAGGCTTGCCACAAAAATTGGATAGATTTTCACTTGAAGGGAAAGCTACTTGGGTTAAGATTTTCCAAGACTTAACTGCATCTATAGATTCCCTTGGATTGTGTTTGTTTACGTCTTTTGCTATGGGAGCTCAAGATTATGCTAACTTGTATAATGCAGTATGTGGTACAGAGCACACTGCAGAATCCATACTTGATTCAGGAGACAGAATTTGGAACATTGAAAGACAATTTAATTTACAGGCTGGAATAGATGCGACGCAGGATACACTACCCAAAAGATTACTAGAGGAGCCAATTCCAGAAGGACCTTCAAAAGGGAATGTGCACAGATTATCTGAACTTCTTCCATCATATTATAATGAAAGAGGCTGGAATGAAAAAGGTATTCCAACGGAAGAAAAATTAAAAGAATTGGGACTATAG
- a CDS encoding MOSC domain-containing protein yields the protein MAKVIAINTSEKKGVIKHPIEKGFFKVNHGLEGDAHAGNWHRQVSFLGVESIDKMKAKGALGLCSGKFAENITTEGIILYELPVGTKLKIGNVVLEVTQIGKECHKGCEIMKLVGDCIMPREGIFAKVLEEGYIQAGDEIVVEE from the coding sequence ATGGCAAAGGTTATTGCAATAAATACAAGTGAAAAAAAAGGTGTGATAAAACACCCTATAGAGAAAGGCTTTTTTAAAGTCAATCACGGACTTGAGGGAGATGCACATGCAGGTAATTGGCATCGACAGGTGAGTTTTCTTGGTGTTGAGAGTATTGATAAAATGAAAGCTAAGGGAGCTCTGGGCTTATGTTCAGGAAAGTTTGCTGAAAATATTACTACCGAAGGAATAATTTTGTATGAACTGCCAGTGGGAACTAAACTTAAAATAGGAAATGTAGTTTTAGAGGTAACACAAATAGGTAAGGAATGTCATAAGGGTTGTGAAATTATGAAATTGGTTGGTGACTGTATAATGCCAAGAGAAGGGATATTTGCTAAGGTACTAGAGGAGGGGTATATCCAGGCTGGAGATGAGATTGTAGTGGAGGAATAA
- the moaC gene encoding cyclic pyranopterin monophosphate synthase MoaC, with the protein MELTHINEEGRAKMVDVSEKCDTVREAIAVGSISMKRETLERIRDGSISKGDVLAVAQVGGIMGSKSTSQIIPMCHPIMISACDISFKIDFKNTKIEIEATTRTVGKTGIEMEALTAVSVAALTIYDMCKAIDREMLINNIMLVRKSGGKSGIFERKSL; encoded by the coding sequence ATGGAACTTACGCATATAAATGAAGAAGGAAGAGCTAAAATGGTTGATGTATCTGAAAAGTGTGACACTGTTCGGGAAGCTATAGCAGTTGGGTCAATTTCTATGAAAAGAGAAACACTTGAAAGAATAAGGGATGGGTCTATTTCAAAAGGAGACGTACTAGCTGTAGCACAAGTAGGGGGAATTATGGGTTCAAAAAGTACTTCGCAAATAATACCAATGTGCCATCCTATAATGATATCTGCTTGTGATATAAGTTTTAAAATTGACTTTAAAAATACTAAAATAGAAATAGAAGCAACGACAAGGACTGTAGGAAAGACAGGCATTGAGATGGAAGCGCTAACTGCGGTATCTGTCGCAGCATTAACTATTTATGATATGTGTAAGGCAATTGACAGGGAAATGCTTATAAATAATATTATGCTTGTGAGAAAAAGCGGGGGAAAATCAGGAATATTCGAAAGGAAGTCGTTATAA
- the moaA gene encoding GTP 3',8-cyclase MoaA, whose amino-acid sequence MRDSHGRDINYLRISVTDRCNLRCIYCMPEQGIKSKNHVDILRFEEILKIVKAAEKLGINKVRYTGGEPLVMKDLDKLIYETSKLPGIDDIAITTNGILLSGMASDLKKAGLKRVNISLDTLDKEKFKSITRIGNLDKVMESIDKCLTLGLKPVKINTVLMKGFNDAEFEGFLTLIREMPIEVRFIELMPIGEGIKLYEKSKLSFREMLKLHPELTEIETPKSSTAQLYNLKGTKGKIGFISPVSCKFCADCNKIRLTSTGTIKACLHSKEEINIRKYLNNEEMLTNVLKQAIFNKPLEHHLEEEKTSRSEKMMYQIGG is encoded by the coding sequence ATGAGGGATAGTCATGGAAGAGATATCAATTATTTAAGGATATCGGTAACTGATAGATGTAATTTAAGATGTATATATTGCATGCCAGAGCAGGGAATTAAGAGTAAGAATCATGTGGATATTCTACGTTTTGAAGAGATATTAAAAATTGTGAAGGCAGCAGAAAAATTAGGTATTAATAAAGTAAGATACACTGGTGGGGAACCACTAGTAATGAAAGATTTAGACAAGCTTATATATGAAACTTCAAAACTGCCAGGAATAGATGATATTGCTATAACTACAAATGGTATTTTGCTATCTGGTATGGCATCAGATTTGAAAAAAGCTGGACTTAAAAGGGTAAATATTAGCCTTGATACTTTAGATAAAGAAAAGTTTAAAAGTATAACCAGAATAGGAAATCTAGATAAGGTAATGGAAAGTATAGATAAATGTTTAACCCTTGGGTTAAAACCGGTCAAAATAAACACAGTATTAATGAAAGGCTTTAATGATGCAGAGTTTGAAGGCTTTTTAACCTTAATTCGAGAAATGCCAATCGAAGTAAGGTTTATTGAACTCATGCCAATAGGTGAAGGTATTAAACTTTATGAAAAAAGTAAATTAAGTTTTAGGGAAATGCTAAAGTTGCATCCTGAGTTAACTGAAATAGAAACCCCTAAAAGTAGCACCGCTCAATTGTACAATCTTAAAGGGACAAAAGGAAAAATTGGATTCATTAGTCCAGTAAGTTGTAAATTTTGTGCGGATTGTAATAAAATAAGGCTCACATCTACAGGAACTATTAAAGCATGTCTTCATTCAAAGGAAGAAATAAATATTAGGAAATACCTAAATAACGAAGAGATGCTTACAAATGTATTAAAACAAGCAATTTTTAATAAACCGCTCGAACATCATCTTGAAGAGGAAAAAACCAGTAGAAGTGAAAAGATGATGTATCAGATAGGAGGATAA
- a CDS encoding molybdopterin biosynthesis protein: MAQEVFLSNVDLNEAVKIYFNKLLCIKGEKENVVTWESVGRVSYSSIFAKISSPFYNSSAMDGIATISTKTYGATDRSHIQLREGIDYLVVDTGDPIPKEFDCVIMVEDLINLDKGKVAIYKSAAPFQNIRPIGEDIVKTQVIIPSNYMIRPVDIGSIIAGGVNNIDVYKRPVVGIIPTGTEMVEPGEELNIGDIIEFNSRVFSAQVKEWGGIPLRFDIVKDDYLLIKDAVKKAVQQCDIILINAGSSAGREDFTCNVIEELGEVYVHGIAIKPGKPVILGSIEGKPVIGIPGFPVSAYVVMDNICKKIVHAYIGINEEEYTTVEVVLTRRIMSTLKYLEFVRVKIGFVSGKYIATPIGRGAGTTMSLVRADGILEIPQNIEGYEVGTTVNVKLLRSKEEIKNTVVCIGSHDPIVDIASDLFHIKNGKYFLSSAHVGSMGGIMALIGSETHIAPIHLLDMENGSYNISYIKKYLPNKPMVLIKGVKRVQGIMVSKGNPLDIKCLQDIVIKGRRFINRQRGSGTRLLLDYNLKKLHINPQNISGYEREEFTHIAVAAVVAAGDADCGLGIYSAAKLLGLDFIKLGDEDYDFAVPKEFIDMDMIREFIKIIKTDEFKSELDKLGGYDYTQIGEIIEL, encoded by the coding sequence TTGGCTCAAGAAGTCTTTCTATCAAATGTTGATTTGAATGAAGCAGTTAAAATATATTTTAATAAGTTATTATGCATTAAAGGTGAAAAGGAAAATGTGGTTACTTGGGAATCTGTAGGAAGAGTTTCATACTCATCAATTTTTGCGAAAATATCTTCACCCTTTTATAATAGTTCTGCTATGGATGGTATTGCAACTATAAGTACCAAAACATATGGAGCAACAGATCGGAGTCATATCCAACTACGAGAAGGAATTGATTATTTAGTAGTGGATACTGGAGATCCAATACCTAAAGAATTCGATTGTGTAATTATGGTAGAGGATTTGATAAATTTAGATAAGGGAAAAGTAGCTATTTATAAAAGTGCTGCCCCTTTTCAGAATATTAGACCAATTGGAGAAGATATTGTAAAAACACAAGTTATTATCCCTTCAAATTATATGATTAGACCAGTAGATATAGGCTCTATTATAGCTGGGGGAGTAAATAATATTGATGTTTATAAAAGGCCGGTGGTTGGAATAATTCCGACTGGAACTGAGATGGTGGAGCCAGGTGAAGAACTTAATATTGGAGACATAATTGAGTTCAATTCAAGAGTATTTTCTGCCCAAGTTAAGGAATGGGGAGGTATACCCCTAAGATTTGACATAGTAAAAGATGATTATTTACTTATTAAAGATGCTGTAAAAAAGGCAGTCCAGCAATGCGATATTATACTTATTAATGCAGGATCTTCAGCTGGTAGAGAGGATTTTACTTGTAATGTAATAGAAGAATTAGGTGAGGTTTATGTACATGGAATAGCTATAAAGCCTGGTAAACCTGTTATTCTTGGAAGTATAGAGGGAAAGCCTGTGATTGGTATACCTGGATTTCCAGTATCTGCTTATGTCGTAATGGATAATATATGCAAGAAAATAGTACATGCTTATATAGGGATAAATGAAGAAGAATATACCACTGTTGAGGTTGTACTTACTAGGCGTATAATGTCAACTTTAAAATATTTAGAATTTGTAAGAGTTAAAATTGGATTTGTTTCGGGAAAATATATTGCAACACCTATAGGTCGTGGAGCTGGAACAACAATGTCATTAGTAAGGGCAGATGGTATATTAGAAATACCACAAAATATTGAGGGCTATGAAGTAGGAACTACGGTGAATGTTAAACTTTTAAGAAGCAAGGAAGAAATTAAAAATACAGTTGTATGTATTGGAAGCCATGACCCAATAGTTGATATAGCTTCGGATCTTTTTCATATAAAAAACGGGAAGTATTTTCTTTCTTCTGCTCATGTTGGAAGTATGGGAGGAATAATGGCATTAATAGGTTCAGAAACTCATATAGCACCTATTCATTTATTGGATATGGAGAATGGTAGTTATAATATTTCTTATATTAAAAAGTATTTACCAAATAAACCTATGGTATTAATTAAAGGTGTTAAAAGAGTTCAGGGAATTATGGTTTCTAAAGGGAATCCTTTAGATATTAAATGTTTACAGGATATAGTTATAAAAGGTAGAAGATTTATAAATAGGCAAAGAGGTTCAGGTACAAGGTTACTTCTAGATTATAATTTAAAAAAGCTCCATATTAATCCACAAAATATATCAGGATATGAAAGAGAAGAATTCACCCATATTGCCGTTGCAGCAGTAGTTGCAGCAGGAGATGCAGATTGTGGACTTGGAATTTATTCTGCAGCCAAGCTTTTGGGTCTAGATTTTATAAAACTTGGGGATGAGGATTATGATTTTGCTGTGCCTAAGGAATTTATAGATATGGATATGATAAGGGAATTCATCAAAATAATTAAAACAGATGAATTTAAAAGTGAGCTTGATAAACTTGGAGGCTATGATTATACGCAAATAGGGGAAATAATTGAACTTTAG
- a CDS encoding molybdopterin molybdotransferase MoeA encodes MEFFNVVSVKEAKQIIDSSFIYKIECEKINIMQSVNRISFKDIKAECNIPEFKRSTVDGFAVRSRDVFGASEGLPSMLELKGEVFMGNIPPSDIAGGECLYVPTGGMLPESADSVVMVEYSHKLDDNTILIYSPVAMGDNVIQIGEDINTQDIVVKKGSKLRPYEIGVLASIGISEVMVYKRPRVGIISTGDEVVPCEVKPSLGEVRDINTYLIWSLLLEDGMEPVSYGIIKDDYELLKSATQKASNECDVVLISGGSSVGTKDHTLKVIASFDDGEVLVHGIAVKPGKPTIIGKHKEKIIFGLPGHPLACCIIYKILVQKYIYSLMLQSEKIYGTNAVMSINYHKAKGREEYLPVELETIEGMVIAKPVFGKSGIITAFSKAWGYIKIEKNAEGLKEGQAVEVYKL; translated from the coding sequence ATGGAATTTTTTAATGTGGTATCTGTAAAAGAAGCTAAACAAATAATAGATAGTTCTTTTATCTATAAGATTGAATGTGAAAAAATTAACATTATGCAAAGCGTTAATAGAATTAGTTTTAAAGATATAAAAGCAGAATGTAATATACCAGAATTTAAGAGATCGACAGTAGATGGCTTTGCAGTAAGATCAAGAGATGTATTTGGAGCTAGTGAAGGACTCCCGTCTATGCTTGAACTAAAGGGTGAGGTATTTATGGGGAATATCCCACCCTCGGATATTGCAGGGGGGGAGTGCTTATACGTACCTACAGGAGGGATGCTTCCGGAAAGCGCAGATAGTGTTGTTATGGTTGAGTACAGCCATAAGCTAGATGATAATACAATACTTATTTATTCACCTGTGGCTATGGGTGATAATGTAATACAAATTGGTGAAGATATAAATACTCAGGATATTGTCGTAAAAAAGGGAAGTAAACTCAGGCCTTATGAGATAGGTGTTCTTGCAAGTATAGGAATTTCTGAGGTGATGGTTTATAAAAGACCTAGGGTTGGTATTATTTCAACTGGTGATGAAGTAGTACCCTGCGAGGTAAAGCCTTCTTTGGGTGAAGTGAGGGACATAAACACTTACCTGATTTGGTCTCTACTTCTTGAGGATGGAATGGAGCCAGTAAGCTATGGAATTATTAAGGATGATTATGAACTGTTAAAGAGTGCAACACAAAAAGCATCTAATGAATGTGATGTGGTACTAATTTCAGGAGGAAGTTCTGTTGGCACGAAAGATCACACTTTAAAGGTTATAGCTTCATTTGACGATGGAGAGGTCTTGGTACATGGAATAGCAGTAAAGCCTGGGAAACCAACTATAATAGGAAAACATAAAGAAAAAATAATATTTGGACTTCCAGGACATCCACTTGCATGTTGTATTATATATAAAATACTTGTTCAAAAATATATATATAGCCTAATGCTTCAAAGCGAAAAGATTTATGGAACAAATGCAGTAATGAGTATAAATTACCATAAAGCTAAAGGCCGTGAAGAATATCTACCTGTAGAGCTTGAAACAATAGAAGGCATGGTTATTGCAAAGCCGGTGTTTGGTAAATCTGGGATTATAACAGCATTTTCAAAGGCATGGGGGTATATAAAAATAGAAAAAAACGCGGAAGGTTTAAAAGAAGGACAAGCAGTTGAAGTCTATAAATTATAA